A single genomic interval of Nitrosomonadales bacterium harbors:
- a CDS encoding 4Fe-4S dicluster domain-containing protein — MSDIDIQRRNFLKTSVGAAAVAIAPGMLLFQVAQGNTEGASGKVRWGMLIDVNQCKPGCNDCVTACNRENGLSGETKPTDSQWIRKIEIKDVSTGRELSLPMMCQHCANPPCVDVCPTNASMKRADGIVLVDKHRCIGCRYCMMACPYKARSFVHEPLHDQNPDVPRGKGTVESCTLCVHRIDQGQQPACVEACTNKAILFGDLNDANSEIAQKLRGVSTTQVRADLNLNTGVRYQGL; from the coding sequence ATGAGCGATATCGATATCCAGCGCCGCAATTTCCTGAAGACCTCGGTCGGCGCGGCGGCGGTTGCGATCGCGCCGGGCATGTTGCTGTTCCAGGTGGCGCAGGGCAACACGGAAGGCGCGTCGGGCAAGGTGCGCTGGGGCATGCTGATCGACGTCAACCAGTGCAAGCCGGGTTGCAACGACTGCGTCACGGCCTGCAACCGCGAGAACGGCCTGTCCGGCGAGACCAAACCGACCGATTCGCAATGGATCCGCAAGATCGAGATCAAGGACGTCAGCACCGGGCGCGAGCTGTCGCTACCCATGATGTGCCAGCACTGCGCGAACCCTCCCTGCGTGGACGTGTGCCCGACCAATGCCTCGATGAAACGTGCCGACGGCATCGTGCTGGTGGACAAACACCGCTGCATCGGTTGCCGCTATTGCATGATGGCCTGCCCGTACAAGGCGCGTTCCTTCGTGCATGAGCCGCTGCACGACCAGAACCCGGATGTGCCGCGCGGCAAGGGTACGGTGGAGAGCTGCACGTTGTGTGTGCACCGCATCGACCAGGGGCAACAACCGGCCTGTGTCGAGGCTTGCACGAACAAGGCCATCCTGTTCGGTGATCTGAACGACGCAAACAGCGAAATTGCGCAGAAACTGCGCGGCGTCTCCACCACGCAGGTGCGTGCCGATCTGAATCTGAATACCGGCGTTCGTTACCAGGGGCTATAA